In candidate division KSB1 bacterium, the following are encoded in one genomic region:
- the plsY gene encoding glycerol-3-phosphate 1-O-acyltransferase PlsY, which yields MLRLLLVIVLSYLAGSLPTSIIVSRLFRGIDIRDYGSGNAGATNVLRVLGWKLALVVMIVDVGKGFVAARFIAPLGASVLPDHFSLVQILAGASAVVGHIYTVFAGFRGGKGVGTGAGVMLALYPLPTLICAAVFLAVAFSTRYVSLASLTAVTLLPLILVFYKVALHRQVDTFLLVFAALVAGLIIFAHRSNISRLLAGTENRFGRGRAQAGEQ from the coding sequence ATGCTTAGGCTGCTTCTGGTGATCGTCCTTAGCTATCTGGCGGGGTCACTGCCCACGAGCATCATTGTCAGCAGGCTTTTTCGTGGCATAGACATCCGCGACTATGGCAGCGGCAATGCCGGTGCCACCAACGTGCTGCGAGTGCTGGGGTGGAAGCTCGCGCTCGTGGTCATGATCGTCGACGTGGGCAAAGGCTTTGTCGCAGCCCGCTTCATCGCGCCATTGGGGGCTTCGGTATTGCCCGATCACTTCTCGTTGGTGCAAATCCTGGCCGGAGCCAGTGCGGTTGTGGGACACATCTACACCGTGTTCGCTGGCTTTCGCGGCGGGAAAGGGGTCGGCACTGGCGCTGGGGTGATGCTGGCTCTCTATCCGCTGCCCACCCTCATTTGCGCCGCGGTGTTTCTTGCCGTGGCTTTCAGCACCCGCTATGTGTCGCTTGCCTCCCTCACTGCGGTGACCCTTCTGCCACTGATTCTCGTCTTTTACAAGGTAGCCCTTCATCGACAGGTGGACACCTTTCTCCTGGTGTTCGCCGCCCTTGTCGCAGGGCTCATCATCTTCGCCCACCGCAGCAACATCAGTAGGTTGCTTGCTGGCACGGAGAACCGTTTTGGCCGAGGCAGAGCGCAGGCTGGGGAACAGTGA
- the rnz gene encoding ribonuclease Z — protein MRVTFLGTGASIPMPNRALPAVALAHAGMITLFDCGEGTQFQLMRAGLSPSKIRCVCISHLHGDHLFGLPGLLASLSLASRTAPLRVLGPAGLEEYLHATQRLAGSVPSFPLEVNEVPQDSEEWVLRIPQAIIRARWLDHTVSCLGFRFAEDDLPGKFDAEAAARLGVPPGPQRQALVRGETITLSDGREVRPEAVVGPPRPGRKIAYCVDTRPCAGSVLLAQGVDLLIHDGTFATKEVARARESGHSTAAQAAQVAVQACARRLVLTHISARYVEDVAPLLSESRALFPATEVAHDLWTVVLNVRR, from the coding sequence GTGAGAGTGACGTTTCTGGGAACTGGGGCCTCGATCCCGATGCCGAACAGGGCGCTCCCTGCAGTGGCCCTTGCCCATGCGGGCATGATCACGCTGTTTGACTGTGGCGAAGGAACACAGTTTCAGCTGATGCGCGCCGGCCTATCGCCGTCCAAAATCCGGTGTGTCTGCATTTCGCATCTCCACGGCGATCACCTTTTCGGTTTGCCTGGGCTTCTCGCCTCCCTTTCCTTGGCCTCCCGCACGGCACCCTTGCGCGTATTGGGTCCAGCCGGCTTGGAGGAGTATCTACACGCCACTCAACGGTTAGCCGGGTCGGTTCCATCGTTTCCGTTGGAGGTGAACGAGGTGCCGCAGGATAGCGAGGAATGGGTGCTGCGCATTCCTCAGGCCATTATCCGCGCACGCTGGCTTGACCACACGGTGAGCTGCCTAGGGTTCCGCTTTGCGGAGGACGATTTGCCTGGCAAGTTCGACGCGGAGGCCGCGGCACGCTTGGGCGTGCCTCCAGGGCCACAGCGCCAGGCGCTGGTGCGCGGAGAAACTATCACGCTAAGTGACGGCAGAGAAGTACGTCCGGAGGCAGTTGTAGGGCCCCCGCGACCAGGGCGCAAAATTGCCTACTGTGTGGACACTCGCCCTTGTGCTGGCTCAGTGTTGCTTGCCCAGGGGGTGGACCTCCTCATCCACGATGGCACCTTCGCCACGAAGGAGGTGGCACGTGCTCGGGAAAGCGGCCATTCGACGGCAGCACAGGCAGCGCAGGTAGCCGTGCAGGCATGCGCACGGCGCCTCGTGCTCACCCACATCAGTGCACGCTACGTAGAGGATGTGGCCCCGTTGCTCAGCGAGAGCCGTGCACTGTTCCCAGCCACAGAGGTGGCGCACGACCTGTGGACCGTGGTGCTCAATGTGAGGCGTTGA
- a CDS encoding DMT family transporter translates to MGARWHRHPTRLIWLLVLVGIAAVSSASILIKLCAAPPLTIAAYRLSIAAGVFVAASLLKGGAVLRPFSPVQLRLALASGGFLCLHFATWITSLRHTSVASSVFLVQTAPIFVALGSYVVLREAPARLQVVGIGVAVLGGSIIASQDLSLGAMTVHGDLLAVAGALGAAGYWLAGRRLRVTIGILPYAAVVYSTAAVLLTALALLSGAPLWPYPAHTLVLLVLIALVPQVIGHTSFNYGLRFLSASVVSVLVLGEPVGATILAYLVLGESISAVKALGGIITLVGVYLTARAEPAARAKANPVGETG, encoded by the coding sequence ATGGGCGCTCGTTGGCACCGACATCCCACCCGTCTCATCTGGCTGTTGGTGCTCGTCGGCATTGCTGCGGTCTCTTCAGCATCGATTCTCATTAAGCTCTGCGCTGCCCCGCCTCTCACCATTGCCGCGTACCGCTTGAGCATCGCCGCGGGGGTATTTGTAGCCGCCTCGCTCCTCAAGGGGGGAGCGGTGCTCAGGCCCTTTTCTCCTGTTCAGCTGCGCTTGGCCCTTGCCTCGGGGGGCTTCCTTTGCCTTCACTTTGCGACGTGGATCACTTCACTCCGTCACACCTCGGTGGCGAGCTCGGTGTTCCTGGTGCAGACGGCCCCCATCTTCGTGGCTCTCGGCTCCTACGTTGTCCTCCGGGAAGCCCCCGCTCGGCTCCAAGTGGTGGGGATAGGCGTGGCCGTGCTGGGAGGCTCCATCATCGCGAGCCAAGACCTGTCCCTCGGCGCGATGACTGTGCACGGCGACCTGCTCGCTGTGGCGGGGGCACTGGGCGCCGCAGGCTACTGGCTGGCAGGGAGGCGTCTGCGCGTTACCATAGGCATTCTGCCCTATGCCGCCGTCGTCTACAGCACCGCGGCCGTCCTGCTCACCGCGCTGGCGTTGCTTAGCGGAGCCCCCCTCTGGCCCTATCCAGCACACACGCTTGTGCTCCTCGTCCTCATTGCCCTTGTGCCGCAAGTGATCGGGCACACCAGCTTCAACTACGGCCTGCGCTTCCTGTCCGCTTCGGTTGTCTCCGTCCTCGTGCTGGGTGAACCGGTCGGGGCGACCATTCTGGCCTACCTCGTGCTGGGCGAGTCGATATCCGCAGTCAAGGCCCTTGGCGGTATCATCACATTGGTTGGTGTCTACCTGACTGCGCGTGCTGAACCCGCGGCCAGGGCGAAAGCCAACCCCGTGGGAGAAACCGGTTGA
- a CDS encoding GAF domain-containing protein, whose product MQQGTLKVIVQADDTGLPLEEVTRNWGPELQVCVVSSPDDLLRELDGNEFRLVIARPQVAAVPEVISALRKAWQEERLLLVLVGDDAQEGLDHEFVYDVLEPQASPLRIARLVHNARAHLLLRQNVRALSAQLEEQAQDLHELNQIGIALSSERDLDVLLEMILRKSREITSADAGSLYLVEQKPGVPIDEHNPLASKQLRFKLSHNDSLQISYNEFVMPIEKRSMAGYVALTGEPLNIEDAYDLPPDAEFSHNRSFDLSTGYRTKSILGVPMRTHKGEIIGVLQLINRKRHWEAKLTTPEAIAEEILPFDEKCVHLASSLASQAAVAIENTRLYQEIKELFEGFVRASVLAIEQRDPTTFGHSERVATLSVGIAEVVDRVNTGPYRDVHFTRDQIQQIKYAGLLHDFGKIGVREHVLVKAKKLYPTQLDIIKARFRYLKRALQQRYTAEKVRYFLTTTREEALRASEHLDEEFARRLRELDDYLEFIIKANEPTVLPQGGLEKLLEIAELWFEDDGERIRYLDEAEVKLLSIPKGSLSDEERAEIESHVTHTYNFLCKIPWTSELKPVPEIAYAHHEKLNGSGYPRRLSAPDIPVQSRMMAIADIYDALTAWDRPYKRAVPTEKALDILRSEVQAGLLDGELFRLFVEAEVFRQVSRPQPSP is encoded by the coding sequence ATGCAACAAGGTACGCTTAAGGTAATCGTTCAGGCAGATGACACTGGTCTCCCCTTGGAGGAAGTGACCCGGAACTGGGGCCCAGAGCTTCAGGTGTGCGTGGTCTCCTCTCCCGACGACCTCTTGCGGGAGCTGGATGGCAACGAGTTCCGTCTGGTCATTGCCAGGCCCCAGGTCGCGGCTGTGCCGGAGGTGATATCAGCCCTGCGCAAGGCCTGGCAGGAGGAACGGCTCCTCCTCGTGCTTGTGGGTGACGACGCCCAAGAGGGACTGGACCACGAGTTCGTTTACGATGTGCTCGAGCCCCAGGCTTCGCCCTTGCGCATAGCCCGCCTGGTGCATAATGCCCGTGCCCATCTGCTGCTCAGGCAGAACGTGCGGGCATTGTCGGCCCAGCTCGAGGAACAGGCCCAAGACCTTCACGAGCTTAACCAGATCGGCATCGCCCTGTCCTCGGAAAGGGACCTGGACGTGCTACTGGAGATGATCTTGCGCAAAAGTCGAGAGATCACCTCTGCCGATGCGGGGAGTCTGTACCTTGTGGAGCAGAAACCGGGCGTGCCCATCGACGAACACAACCCCTTGGCAAGCAAGCAGCTCCGTTTCAAACTCTCCCACAACGATTCGCTGCAGATTAGCTACAACGAGTTCGTGATGCCCATCGAGAAGCGCAGCATGGCCGGCTATGTGGCCCTGACTGGTGAGCCGCTCAACATCGAAGATGCCTACGATCTGCCCCCGGACGCCGAGTTCAGCCACAATCGCAGCTTTGACCTGAGCACCGGCTACCGCACCAAGTCGATTCTCGGCGTGCCCATGCGCACGCACAAGGGCGAGATCATCGGCGTGCTGCAGCTCATCAACCGCAAGCGCCACTGGGAAGCAAAGTTGACTACCCCGGAGGCCATTGCCGAGGAAATACTCCCCTTCGACGAAAAATGCGTTCATCTGGCCTCTTCGCTTGCGAGTCAGGCGGCGGTGGCCATCGAAAACACCCGCCTATATCAGGAGATCAAGGAGCTCTTCGAAGGGTTTGTGCGCGCCTCGGTTCTGGCCATCGAACAACGAGACCCTACGACCTTCGGACACTCCGAGCGCGTGGCGACCCTGTCGGTGGGGATCGCCGAGGTAGTAGACCGCGTGAACACAGGTCCATACCGCGACGTGCACTTTACACGCGACCAGATCCAACAGATCAAGTACGCTGGGCTCCTGCACGATTTTGGGAAAATAGGAGTACGGGAGCATGTGCTCGTCAAGGCAAAGAAGCTCTATCCGACACAGTTGGACATCATCAAAGCGAGATTTCGCTATCTGAAACGGGCGCTGCAACAGCGGTACACCGCCGAAAAAGTGCGCTACTTCCTCACCACCACGCGCGAAGAGGCACTCCGGGCATCTGAACACCTGGACGAAGAATTCGCCAGGCGCCTGCGTGAACTGGACGACTACCTGGAGTTCATCATCAAGGCAAACGAGCCCACAGTCTTGCCGCAAGGGGGCCTGGAGAAGCTTCTGGAGATTGCTGAGCTTTGGTTCGAAGACGACGGTGAGCGTATTCGCTATTTGGACGAGGCCGAAGTCAAGCTCCTCTCCATCCCCAAAGGGAGTCTGAGCGACGAGGAGCGCGCCGAAATAGAATCCCACGTCACCCATACGTACAATTTCCTCTGCAAGATTCCCTGGACCTCCGAGCTTAAACCGGTACCAGAGATTGCTTATGCCCACCATGAGAAGTTGAATGGCAGTGGCTACCCGCGGCGCCTTTCCGCCCCGGATATACCGGTGCAGTCGCGCATGATGGCCATTGCCGACATCTATGACGCCCTGACCGCCTGGGACCGTCCCTACAAGCGTGCCGTGCCCACGGAGAAGGCCCTGGACATTCTGCGCAGTGAGGTGCAGGCAGGACTACTTGATGGCGAGCTCTTCCGCCTGTTTGTGGAGGCCGAGGTCTTTCGCCAGGTATCGCGACCGCAGCCTTCACCGTAA